The Oceanicaulis alexandrii DSM 11625 DNA segment CTTCAGCCCCAGCTGCGCGGCCCGGATCGCGGCCACATACCCGCCCGGCCCGGAGCCGACGACGATGACATCAAAGCTGTTTTCCGACATGGGGTTCTCCGCGAATGATGGATACCCCCTCTTACTCCGCCGCGCAGCCCGACGCCACCGCCAGAGGGCGCCCTTCCCATGAAAAGGCCGTCAGTCCATGCTGATCAGAAAAACGGGAGGAACCATCCATGACCATCAGAGCCATCCGCACGCCCGATACCTGGTTTGAAACCCTGCCAGGCTACGACTACACGCCGCACTATGTTGACGATCTGCCCGGTTATGTGGGCTTGCGCATGGCCTATGTAGATGAGGGCCCCAAATCCGGCGCGCCCGTGTTTCTCTGCCTGCATGGGGAACCCAGCTGGGGCTATCTGTATCGAAAGATGGCTCCGGTCTTCCTAGCTGCTGGCGCGCGCGTAATCATTCCAGACCTGTTTGGCTTTGGACGGTCCGACAAGCCGGTGGACGATGAGGTCTACACCTTCCACTGGCATCGCAACGCCCTGAAAGCGTTTCTGGATCGGATGGATCTCACTGATATCTGTCTGGTCTGTCAGGATTGGGGCGGACTATTGGGGCTGACCCTGCCGATGGATTATCCTGACCGTTTCAGCCGGCTTCTGGTGATGAATACCGCGCTCGGCGTCGGCAAAGGCGCCAGTGAGGGTTTTATCGCTTGGCGTGATTTCATGGCGAACACTCCTGATCTGGATTTGGCGGGACTTATGCAGCGCGCTACGCCGATCCTGACTGATGCGGAAGCCAAGGCCTATGCCGCCCCCTTCCCCGATGCGACCTACAAGGCCGGCGTTCGTCGTTTTCCCGCCCTTGTGCCGATCAGCCCGGACATGGAGGGCGTTCAGACCAGCCAGCAAGCATTGCGGTTCTGGTCAGAGGACTGGACCGGCGACAGCTTCATGGCGGTGGGCATGCAGGATCCAGTGCTCGGACCGGACACCATGGCTTGGCTCAGAAGCGTCATCAAAAACTGCCCCAAACCGCTGGAAATCGCTGAAGGCGGCCATTTTGTCCAGGAATGGGGCGAGCCCATCGCCCAAGCGGCTCTCAAACACTTTGGCCTGACGGATTAAGCGCTCTCAAACAATGAAGAAAGGGGCGGGTCAAGGCCCGCCCCTAAATCTACATCAGCATGGTGATCGGGTCTTCAATAAAGCCCTTGAAGGCGGACAGCCAGCGCGCGCCGTTCGCGCCGTCCACCACGCGGTGATCACAGGTCAGGGTGACCGTCATCACGGTCGCTTTCGCCAGCGCGCCATCGGTGATCACCGGACGCTCCTCGCCCGCGCCGACGCTCAGGATCATGCCCTGGGGGGGATTGATGATCGAGGAGAAGGAGGCGATGCCGAACATGCCCAGATTGGACAGCGAGAAGGTGCCGCCCTGATATTCTTCAGGCTTGAGCTTGCGATCCCGCGCGCGGGTGGCGAGGTCTTTCATTTCAGCGGAGATCTGGGCGAGACCCTTCTGATCCGCATCCTTGATGATCGGGGTGATCAGACCGCCCTCGATCGCCACGGCGACGGAGACGTCGGCGTGCTTGTGCAGAGCGATGCGGCCATCCTCGATCCAGCTGGCGTTGGCTTGCGGGACTTTCTTGAGCGCCAGACCGGACGCCTTGATCAGGATGTCATTGACCGAGACCTTCACGCCTTCAGGCGTCTTGGCGTTGATGTCCTTGCGGAATTTCAGCAGCGCATCCAGACGGCAATCCACATTGAGCGGGAAGTGCGGAATATCGCGGAAGCTCTCGGACAGGCGCTTGGCCGAGATTTTGGTGATGTTGTCGGCCTTCTTGATCTCATAGCGGTCCGCGCTGATGCCGTATTGGGCCAACGGTTCATGCTCATCGATCGGCTTGGAGGGCTCAGATTTCGGCGCGTCAGATTTCGCGGCGGCTTTGTCGTCCGCCTTGCCGACGCCGCTCTCCTTGGCCTCTTCAATATCGCGTTTGACGATCCGGCCTTTCGGGCCGGAACCCTCGAGCGCCTTGAGGTCCAGCCCGGCATCCTTCGCCATGCGGCGCGCCAGTGGCGACGCCTTGATGCGGTCGCCGTCCTTGTCAGATTGGGCGGCGGGCGTTTCAGATTTGGCTGATGCGTCAGATTTGGCCTCTGACGCTTTATCGTCGCTCTGGGCTTTGTCGTCAGACGCCTTGGAATCCGCATCTCCGGACGACGCGCCCTCGGCGCCCTGGGGCGTGTAGCCGTCCAGCGCGCTCTTGTCCTCGCCCTCTTCAAGCAGGAGGCCGATGGGTGCGTTGACCTTGACGCCTTCAGAGCCCTCTTCGACGAGGATCTTTCCCATCACGCCTTCGTCGACGGCTTCGACTTCCATCGTCGCCTTGTCGGTTTCGATCTCGGCGATCACATCACCGGAGCTGACGGTATCGCCTTCTTTCACCGTCCATTTGGACAGCGTGCCCTCTTCCATGGTGGGCGACAGGGCGGGCATCAGGATTTCGATGGGCATCAAAGGGCTCCGTCAAGCAGAACCGCCCGGCCGCGCGTTAGAGCGCAACGTGGAGCGGGCGAAAAAAGTCAGGAAGAACAGCGCGATATAGACAACCACAAGCGCGCCGTTCATCGAATTCTGGATCAGCGTGTCGATCCCGGTGAGCGCATTGTTGAGCGCTGCATCCCCGGTGGGCGACAGGCCGACGGACTGGTCCAGCTCGATCAGCGTCTGGACAAATCCGTCATGGATACGTTGCGAGCCGTAGGCGACCCGCCCCAGAAAGGCGAGCACCAGGGTGAGGAAGAAAAACGAGAAGAGCCGCAAACCGAAACCGGCATGGCGCAGGAACACCCACACCGCCACCACATACGCCGACACCACCGTGAAGAAGACCTGGACTCCGTTTAACAGGATGTCCTGGTACTCCACCATTTGTTCGATGACATCGGCCTCGGTCATGCGGCGTCTCCTAGTCCGCGTAGCATACCTGCTTGGCGGCCTTGATGATGTCCTCGACGCCCGGCAGCGACAAGGCTTCAAGGTTCGCCGCATACGGCAGCGGCACGTCTTTCTGGAACACCCGGGTCGGCGGGGCGTCGAGATAATCAAACGCGTCCAGCGTCACCCGCGCAGCGATTTCCGCGCCGACGCCATGCTGGCCCCAGCCCTCTTCCGCGCAAACGATGCGGTTGGTCTTTTTCACGGACTCGATAATCGTATCGGTGTCGAGCGGACGCAGGGTGCGCAGATCGATCACCTCGGCCTCGATCCCCTCTTCAGACAGTTTTTCAGCCGCTTTCAGGGCGAAGCCCACCATGCGCGAATGCGCGGTGATGGTGACGTCAGAACCTTCGCGGCGCACTTTCGCCTTGCCGATGGGCAGGACGAAATCATCCATGTCGGGGATTTCGAACGTCTCGCCATACATCAGCTCGTGTTCGAGGAAGACGACCGGGTTCGGGTCACGAATGGCGGCTTTCAGAAGCCCCTTGGCGTCCGCCGCATCATAGGGCGCGATCACTTTCAGGCCGGGCACAGACGCATACCAGGCTGAATAGTCCTGGCTGTGCTGGGCGCCCACGCGAGACGCCGCGCCGTTCGGGCCGCGGAACACCATCGGGCAGCCCATCTGGCCGCCGGACATGTAAAGGGTCTTCGCGGCCGAGTTGATGATGTGGTCGATCGCCTGCATGGCGAAGTTGAAGGTCATGAACTCGACGATGGGCTTGAGGCCGCCGAACGCCGCGCCGACGCCGAGACCGGCGAAGCCGTGCTCGGTGATCGGGGTGTCCACAACGCGCTGGTCACCGAATTCCTCCAGCAGCTCGCGGGTCACCTTGTAGGCGCCTTGATACTGGGCGACTTCCTCGCCCATCACGAACACCCTGTCGTCTGCGCGCATTTCTTCCGCCATCGCGTCGCGCAGGGCGTCGCGGATGGTGATTTCCTTCATCTTCGTCCCTTCAGGAATGTCGGGATCGGAGAGGGTCTTGCCCTTGGGCTTTTGCGGCGCTTCCGCTTTGTCTTCTGATTTGGACTCCGCCGCCTTTTCAGATGCGTCGTCCTTGGCGTCGGATTTCGCGTCAGCAGCGCCCGCGTCATCGGCTTCCGGGTCATAGCCCTCAAGCGCGCTGTCGTCCTCGCCCTCTTCCAAAAGGATCGCGATGGGCGCGTTCACCTGAACGCCTTCGGTCCCCTCATCGACGAGGAGCTTGCCGACCTTGCCCTCTTCAACGGCTTCGACTTCCATCGTCGCCTTGTCGGTCTCGATCTCGGCGATCACATCGCCGGAATTGACCTGATCGCCGGGTTTGACGGTCCATTTCGCCAGCGTGCCTTCCTCCATGGTGGGAGACAGGGCGGGCATGAGCACTTTGATTGGCATGTGTCTTAACCCTCGATCAGAACGTCGGTGTAGAGCTCGGACGGATCGGGCTCGGGGCTGTCCTTGGCGAAGTCGGCGGATTTGTTGACGATCGCCTTCACCTCTTTGTCCATCTCCTTGAGCGCGTCCTCGTCAGACCAGCCCTTATCCAGGATGATCTTGCGCGCCAGGTCGATGGGATCCTTGTGATCGCGAATATCATTGACCTCATCGCGGGTGCGGTATTTCGCGGGATCGGACATGGAGTGACCACGATAGCGATAGGTCTTCATCTCGAGGATGAACGGCCCTTTGCCGGAGCGCGCGTGCTCGACAGCGCGGCTGGCGGCGTCATAGACAGCCGTCACGTCCATGCCATCCACTTCCTCGCCGGGAATGCCGAAAGACGCGCCACGCTTGTGCAGATGCGTCTCCGAGCTGGCGCGCGCGACGGACGTGCCCATGGCGTACTGGTTGTTCTCGATGATGTAGACCACCGGCAGATCCCAGAGCTTGGCCATGTTGAAGCTCTCATAGACCTGGCCCTGATTGGCCGCGCCGTCGCCGAAATACGTCGCGCAGACCTTGCCGTTCTTCTTGTACTTGTCAGAGAAGGCGAGCCCGGTGCCAATGGAGACCTGGGCGCCGACAATGCCATGACCGCCGAAGAACTGCTTGTCACGCGAGAACATGTGCATGCTCCCGCCCTTGCCTTTGGAATAGCCGCCTTCACGACCGGTCAGTTCGGCCATCACCCCGTTCGGATCCATACCCGTGGCGAGCATGTGGGCGTGGTCGCGATAGCCGGTGATCACCTGATCACCCTCTTCCAGCGCGCCCTGCACGCCGACCACGACCGCTTCCTGGCCGATATAGAGGTGACAGAATCCCGCGATCAGCCCCATGCCGTAGAGCTGGCCGGCTTTTTCCTCAAAGCGGCGCATCAGCAGCATGTCTTTGTACCAGCTCATCAACTGGTCTTGAGAGACTTCGGATTTCTTGGAGCGCGCGGAGGAGGACTTGTTCGCGGCGCTGGTCGAGCGTTTCGTCGCCATATATTTCACATGCGAACCAATGGGTTCGCACTCCCTGTTGACGTCACTCCAGCCTTTAACAGGGATGATGAGATCACGTAAAGCACGCAAATTATGTTGCGCGTGCGAACAATTAACCGTGATCGGAGGAATTAGCCGCCATATTCAGGCTGCGCGCCGCGATCAATCTGAACAACAATTTCGTCAGGATGGGCGAAACGCAGCACCGCACGGGCGCGTTCTTCGAGATAATCGACATCCACAGACCCGTCCGGGCCGTCCGCCTTCAGGCGCGCGACGCGATCTTCCATGTGCTGACGGGTCGAACGCACCTCAGCAAGCTCGGCTTCAGCTGCCGAGATTTGCGCCTGAATGCGCAAATGATTGAGATAGCCCTGCTCGCCATGGAGCGCGTGATAGCTGAGATAGCCAATCACCAAAGCCAACCCAATCAAGGGGATGAAGCGCTTCAGCACCTTCATCATAACCCATCCATCCACCGCCCGCCTTTTGCGGATCGTTCTGAAGG contains these protein-coding regions:
- the pdhA gene encoding pyruvate dehydrogenase (acetyl-transferring) E1 component subunit alpha; translated protein: MATKRSTSAANKSSSARSKKSEVSQDQLMSWYKDMLLMRRFEEKAGQLYGMGLIAGFCHLYIGQEAVVVGVQGALEEGDQVITGYRDHAHMLATGMDPNGVMAELTGREGGYSKGKGGSMHMFSRDKQFFGGHGIVGAQVSIGTGLAFSDKYKKNGKVCATYFGDGAANQGQVYESFNMAKLWDLPVVYIIENNQYAMGTSVARASSETHLHKRGASFGIPGEEVDGMDVTAVYDAASRAVEHARSGKGPFILEMKTYRYRGHSMSDPAKYRTRDEVNDIRDHKDPIDLARKIILDKGWSDEDALKEMDKEVKAIVNKSADFAKDSPEPDPSELYTDVLIEG
- a CDS encoding haloalkane dehalogenase yields the protein MTIRAIRTPDTWFETLPGYDYTPHYVDDLPGYVGLRMAYVDEGPKSGAPVFLCLHGEPSWGYLYRKMAPVFLAAGARVIIPDLFGFGRSDKPVDDEVYTFHWHRNALKAFLDRMDLTDICLVCQDWGGLLGLTLPMDYPDRFSRLLVMNTALGVGKGASEGFIAWRDFMANTPDLDLAGLMQRATPILTDAEAKAYAAPFPDATYKAGVRRFPALVPISPDMEGVQTSQQALRFWSEDWTGDSFMAVGMQDPVLGPDTMAWLRSVIKNCPKPLEIAEGGHFVQEWGEPIAQAALKHFGLTD
- a CDS encoding FtsB family cell division protein, with amino-acid sequence MMKVLKRFIPLIGLALVIGYLSYHALHGEQGYLNHLRIQAQISAAEAELAEVRSTRQHMEDRVARLKADGPDGSVDVDYLEERARAVLRFAHPDEIVVQIDRGAQPEYGG
- a CDS encoding pyruvate dehydrogenase complex dihydrolipoamide acetyltransferase, with translation MPIEILMPALSPTMEEGTLSKWTVKEGDTVSSGDVIAEIETDKATMEVEAVDEGVMGKILVEEGSEGVKVNAPIGLLLEEGEDKSALDGYTPQGAEGASSGDADSKASDDKAQSDDKASEAKSDASAKSETPAAQSDKDGDRIKASPLARRMAKDAGLDLKALEGSGPKGRIVKRDIEEAKESGVGKADDKAAAKSDAPKSEPSKPIDEHEPLAQYGISADRYEIKKADNITKISAKRLSESFRDIPHFPLNVDCRLDALLKFRKDINAKTPEGVKVSVNDILIKASGLALKKVPQANASWIEDGRIALHKHADVSVAVAIEGGLITPIIKDADQKGLAQISAEMKDLATRARDRKLKPEEYQGGTFSLSNLGMFGIASFSSIINPPQGMILSVGAGEERPVITDGALAKATVMTVTLTCDHRVVDGANGARWLSAFKGFIEDPITMLM
- a CDS encoding pyruvate dehydrogenase complex E1 component subunit beta, with protein sequence MPIKVLMPALSPTMEEGTLAKWTVKPGDQVNSGDVIAEIETDKATMEVEAVEEGKVGKLLVDEGTEGVQVNAPIAILLEEGEDDSALEGYDPEADDAGAADAKSDAKDDASEKAAESKSEDKAEAPQKPKGKTLSDPDIPEGTKMKEITIRDALRDAMAEEMRADDRVFVMGEEVAQYQGAYKVTRELLEEFGDQRVVDTPITEHGFAGLGVGAAFGGLKPIVEFMTFNFAMQAIDHIINSAAKTLYMSGGQMGCPMVFRGPNGAASRVGAQHSQDYSAWYASVPGLKVIAPYDAADAKGLLKAAIRDPNPVVFLEHELMYGETFEIPDMDDFVLPIGKAKVRREGSDVTITAHSRMVGFALKAAEKLSEEGIEAEVIDLRTLRPLDTDTIIESVKKTNRIVCAEEGWGQHGVGAEIAARVTLDAFDYLDAPPTRVFQKDVPLPYAANLEALSLPGVEDIIKAAKQVCYAD